From Ignisphaera aggregans DSM 17230, the proteins below share one genomic window:
- a CDS encoding cobalamin 5'-phosphate synthase (COGs: COG0368 Cobalamin-5-phosphate synthase~InterPro IPR003805~KEGG: ape:APE_2037.1 cobalamin synthase~PFAM: cobalamin-5-phosphate synthase CobS~SPTR: Q9YAA2 Cobalamin synthase~TIGRFAM: cobalamin 5'-phosphate synthase~PFAM: Cobalamin-5-phosphate synthase~TIGRFAM: cobalamin 5'-phosphate synthase/cobalamin synthase): protein MKLLKGIKSLLSLLTTIPIGEEDIESGARVFYLVPLIGLLEGCIAGAILSLMKILQLSIDIIAVLYIAIHIAITGGIHIDGYADYLDAIGSHRRGEEALKIMKDPRKGTFSIAILTLSLITSYISMKELITLDLYELIPLLISIYVSATESMYIVAAIGREEPYMGLGYMFSRYAKPLKNIIMNIAIYVLLILLLLAINMKILLHLLAIVVLTIAISLLSYRDSRYRIGFITGDVMGFTYELLRILSLLILSITTSRCL, encoded by the coding sequence GTGAAGCTGTTAAAAGGTATTAAGTCTCTATTATCCCTTCTCACAACAATACCTATAGGTGAAGAGGATATTGAATCTGGTGCACGTGTTTTCTATCTAGTTCCATTGATTGGATTACTCGAGGGATGTATAGCTGGAGCCATACTTAGTCTTATGAAGATTCTTCAACTATCTATAGATATCATAGCTGTTCTATATATAGCTATCCATATAGCTATAACTGGAGGGATACACATAGATGGATATGCTGATTATCTAGATGCTATAGGTTCTCATAGAAGAGGTGAAGAAGCTCTAAAGATAATGAAGGATCCTAGAAAGGGTACATTTTCTATAGCTATACTAACACTTTCCCTGATAACAAGCTATATCTCTATGAAAGAGCTAATCACCTTAGATCTCTATGAGCTAATCCCATTATTGATCTCTATATATGTCTCTGCCACAGAGTCTATGTATATTGTTGCTGCTATCGGTAGAGAAGAGCCTTATATGGGTCTTGGATATATGTTTTCTAGATATGCAAAACCTCTTAAGAACATTATAATGAATATAGCTATATATGTTCTGCTAATTCTATTGCTTTTAGCTATAAATATGAAGATACTTCTCCATCTTCTAGCTATAGTAGTACTAACTATCGCCATATCCCTCTTATCCTATAGAGATTCTAGATATAGAATAGGATTTATAACAGGTGATGTAATGGGCTTTACATATGAGTTACTAAGAATCCTAAGCCTTTTAATACTCTCTATAACAACATCCCGGTGTCTCTAA